Proteins from a single region of Argiope bruennichi chromosome 6, qqArgBrue1.1, whole genome shotgun sequence:
- the LOC129971108 gene encoding bis(5'-nucleosyl)-tetraphosphatase, symmetrical-like: protein MMVRSLKVKIISLVLLTYMTTGSVSKIFGDEACQPVTPEGHLRPEVPHVTLTEDYLNGFNEIIIIGDQHGCFDEEQLLINRHQLNDTVLKIFTGDLTRKGNKNLEVVRFIKNCTSCISVRGNNDEKTLLRIWAKQQMKDYEYADEDKWMANLTADEVNWLRNLPYSFYLPSMNARVCHGGFLPGGVPIEDNRPYTIMNIRTVIADPKCPGGWRPTREEFLDSVQAPTYPWASQWRGPEHIYFGHDHKRQLQLYPFATGVDTACVRGHYMTGIFIKGPRNGTFATQPALKKYYHGKV from the coding sequence aTGATGGTGAGATCGCTGAAGGTAAAAATAATAAGCCTTGTGCTTCTTACATATATGACAACTGGtagtgtttcaaaaatatttggagaTGAAGCATGCCAGCCTGTAACTCCCGAAGGGCATTTGAGACCAGAAGTTCCACATGTGACGCTAACTGAAGACTATCTAAATGGATTCAATGAAATTATCATAATTGGGGACCAACATGGATGCTTCGATGAAGAACAATTGCTTATAAACAGACATCAACTCAatgatacagttttaaaaatattcacaggAGATCTTACAAGAAAAGGTAATAAGAACCTCGAAGTTGTTCGCTTTATCAAGAACTGCACATCATGCATTAGCGTAAGAGGCAATAACGATGAAAAAACTCTCCTCAGAATTTGGGCGAAACAGCAAATGAAAGATTACGAGTACGCGGACGAGGACAAATGGATGGCCAATTTGACTGCAGATGAAGTAAATTGGTTGAGAAATCTTCCATACTCATTCTACCTTCCTAGTATGAATGCCAGAGTTTGCCATGGAGGATTTTTACCGGGGGGTGTACCCATTGAAGACAACCGACCTTACACAATTATGAATATTAGAACTGTTATCGCTGATCCAAAATGCCCGGGAGGATGGAGACCAACTCGAGAAGAATTTTTAGATTCTGTTCAAGCGCCTACTTATCCCTGGGCTTCTCAATGGCGTGGACCTGAGCACATATATTTTGGACATGACCATAAAAGGCAATTGCAACTGTATCCATTCGCAACGGGGGTTGATACTGCCTGTGTTCGAGGGCACTACATGACTGGTATCTTCATCAAAGGTCCCAGGAATGGTACATTCGCTACTCAGCCAGCTTTAAAGAAGTATTACCATGGAAAAGTATAA